TACCAAAAAATTCTCGTCGTAAATACACCAGTAATTCCATTTTTTCTTTCTCAAATAATGTCCGCTTAAATTACATCTGTGCAGGGGTTTTTTAGACCAACCTACCGAAGTTAAATTGAGATTTCCGGATTTATCGCAAAGATTCGTTTCTTGTCTAATTTCAGTCTCTAAGTTCATTTGAAGAACGCTCTCTTTAAGTTATCAGCACGAATACCATTCCCGCTCGAAAAGTCGATCTCTTTCTTCCACATCTATTCTCATCCTTAAGATAGGATAAAATACCCTACTCTTTCGAGAATTTCTTTTCGTAGAATTTTTAATCTTTGTAGTCGAAAAGTACATTGAGATTAGAAGGAGTATTATCTTGGTTCGCTTTTACCTTTTTGTTTTTATATTCATCCAAGCTTGTTCGCCCATTGGAGGATTGCTTAACTTAAACAAATCCGATTCAAAAGCAAACGATTACTGGTGGATAGGACTTCTTCAAGGGAATAATCATCCTGCTCCTATTGAAAATTCAATATCTTCGAATGAGGATGTCGTCGAAGAAAATGTCCTAAATGAAAACGCAGATGCCTTAGGATGGACCTTATTAGTCGGAGCGCCTAACGGGCACACTTCAGGTTCAGGACTTGCTATTGATACAAATGGATTTATCTACGTTGCCGGGGACACAAACGTTGGCGTTTACAACGAGAATCCTATCGGAACTAGGGATCTTATTCTCGCAAAATACAATTCTCGGAAACAAATCATTTGGTCAAAACAAGTCGGAGTCCGGGGTGTAAATTTAGATGTTGCCGATGTAGGAGTAGATGCGAGAGGAAACGTTTACGTAATCGCTAGTAGAAGTATCGCTCGTGGAAATAAAAATTTATTTGCATTTAAATTCGATACGAACGGGAATGAAATCTGGAGACGACTAACAGAACCCGGAGGGAGAAACGAGAGCGCTGAACCTGAAAAAATTTTCGTAGATTCGTCCGGAACTTCCTACATAGTCGGCACGTTACACACACAGCCTAGAAATTGGGACGACGCTCTATACGACGGATTCCTCATTAAGATCGATACTCAAGGAAACTGGGGTAATACCTCGCGCATTTCCATTCCCAACGCCCGGGTCTTATTAACAGGGGTGGTAGTTGCAAACAACACAGGAGATATATTTGTAACCGGCATCGCAAATGCAAACTTGGAAACCAACACTGCTCCGGGAATAGGAAACTTTGACCTTTTCATTCTTAAATACGATAGAAATGGAAGAAGACAATTTTTCGCACAACTTGGTCAGGCATTGAGTAGAACCGAAGGTAACTCCATAGCTTTGGATCCGTTCGGAAACGTTTTTGTCGGCGGAATGAGTAATGCAAATTTCGAACCAGAAGGCGGAGTTGTGGAGAGTGATCGTGGTATCTTAGTAAAGTATGATCCTCTCGGCGTTCGACAATGGATTCGATACTTGGGCCCGGCTAACGGTCATAGAACTACTTCCATCAACGCAATCATGACGGATTCGGAAGGAAATGTTTTTACGGCCAGCAAAAGCAATCATATGGAGGATGGAAGCCAGAACGGAATCGGAATGGATTTACTTCTGACCAAACACGATTCTTTAGGAAATCGGGAATGGATCCGACAAACCGGATTCAACGGAGGAACAATAATAGGCAACGGAATCGGACAAGACCCCCAAGGAAACCTTTACTGCACGGGAAGTACGGACGTTTCTTTAGACAACGAAAATGCCCGCCGTCAAGGGGATAGTGATCTATTCTTTCTGAAGTTAAGATAATTTAACGTGAGTTCGGTGTGACAAAATGCGAAAGCGATTCTATGTTATGACCTGGCTGCCGAT
The nucleotide sequence above comes from Leptospira weilii. Encoded proteins:
- a CDS encoding SBBP repeat beta-propeller lipoprotein, LipL53 family — its product is MVRFYLFVFIFIQACSPIGGLLNLNKSDSKANDYWWIGLLQGNNHPAPIENSISSNEDVVEENVLNENADALGWTLLVGAPNGHTSGSGLAIDTNGFIYVAGDTNVGVYNENPIGTRDLILAKYNSRKQIIWSKQVGVRGVNLDVADVGVDARGNVYVIASRSIARGNKNLFAFKFDTNGNEIWRRLTEPGGRNESAEPEKIFVDSSGTSYIVGTLHTQPRNWDDALYDGFLIKIDTQGNWGNTSRISIPNARVLLTGVVVANNTGDIFVTGIANANLETNTAPGIGNFDLFILKYDRNGRRQFFAQLGQALSRTEGNSIALDPFGNVFVGGMSNANFEPEGGVVESDRGILVKYDPLGVRQWIRYLGPANGHRTTSINAIMTDSEGNVFTASKSNHMEDGSQNGIGMDLLLTKHDSLGNREWIRQTGFNGGTIIGNGIGQDPQGNLYCTGSTDVSLDNENARRQGDSDLFFLKLR